The following are from one region of the Staphylococcus argenteus genome:
- a CDS encoding NYN domain-containing protein: MKERYLIIDGYNMIGQSPTLSAIAKENLEEARLQLIDAIANYNAVISDEIICVFDAYEQSGIEREYMYHGVKTIFTKEKETADSFIERYVYELYDKHTKHITVVTSDMSEQHAIFGSGAYRISSREMWRDLKENEIDVSKSLDDISENKPRTRIPLSSEILAEFEKIRRGHHKK; this comes from the coding sequence ATGAAGGAACGTTACTTAATCATTGATGGGTATAATATGATTGGTCAATCACCAACATTAAGCGCTATTGCAAAAGAAAATTTGGAAGAAGCACGGTTACAATTAATTGATGCAATTGCAAACTATAATGCAGTTATTTCAGATGAAATTATTTGTGTTTTCGATGCTTATGAACAATCTGGTATTGAGAGAGAATATATGTACCATGGTGTTAAAACGATTTTCACAAAGGAAAAAGAGACTGCGGATAGTTTCATTGAAAGATATGTGTATGAACTTTATGACAAGCACACAAAACACATTACAGTTGTTACTAGTGATATGAGTGAGCAACATGCAATTTTCGGATCGGGTGCATATCGAATTTCTTCAAGAGAAATGTGGAGAGATTTGAAAGAAAATGAAATTGATGTAAGTAAATCGTTAGATGATATTAGTGAAAATAAGCCAAGAACTAGAATTCCGCTTTCTTCTGAGATACTTGCAGAATTCGAAAAAATTCGACGAGGACATCATAAAAAGTAA
- a CDS encoding sigma-70 family RNA polymerase sigma factor, whose amino-acid sequence MKRCISVHNNVGKHSNIVDDNEFEKLITDLKPLIIRRMKRFGFKYHDLEDLYQEILIKIYRATKTFDFKGEQPFVNYVQCLITSVKYDYLRKCLASSRRMDSLVNEYKVIYPCALKYHDIERNYLNKLNVRELICQFKYLSAFEKEVMYFICDQYKPREIAQLMNVKEKTIYNAIQRCKSKIRQHFKMY is encoded by the coding sequence TTGAAAAGATGTATATCAGTACATAATAATGTTGGAAAACACAGCAATATAGTTGACGATAATGAATTTGAAAAGTTAATTACAGATTTGAAACCATTAATCATTCGACGTATGAAAAGGTTTGGTTTTAAATACCATGATTTGGAAGATTTATATCAAGAGATACTAATAAAGATATATAGGGCAACTAAAACATTCGATTTTAAAGGTGAGCAACCATTCGTGAATTATGTTCAATGTTTAATCACTTCAGTTAAATACGATTACCTAAGGAAGTGTTTAGCATCTTCTAGAAGAATGGATAGTTTAGTAAATGAATATAAAGTTATATATCCTTGTGCATTAAAGTATCATGACATTGAAAGAAACTATTTAAATAAACTGAATGTCAGAGAGTTGATTTGTCAATTTAAATATTTAAGTGCATTTGAAAAAGAAGTAATGTATTTTATATGCGACCAATATAAACCAAGAGAGATTGCCCAATTGATGAATGTTAAAGAAAAAACTATTTATAATGCAATTCAACGGTGTAAAAGTAAAATAAGACAGCATTTTAAAATGTATTAA
- the rpmG gene encoding 50S ribosomal protein L33: protein MRKIPLNCEVCGNRNYNVPKQEGSATRLTLKKYCPKCNAHTIHKESK from the coding sequence GTGAGGAAAATACCTTTAAATTGTGAGGTTTGTGGCAATAGAAATTACAATGTTCCTAAGCAAGAAGGCTCGGCAACAAGATTAACTTTAAAGAAATATTGTCCGAAATGTAACGCGCACACAATTCATAAAGAATCGAAATAA
- the secE gene encoding preprotein translocase subunit SecE, whose protein sequence is MAKKESFFKGVKSEMEKTSWPTKEELFKYTVIVVSTVIFFLVFFYALDLGITALKNLLFG, encoded by the coding sequence ATGGCTAAAAAAGAAAGTTTCTTTAAAGGCGTTAAGTCTGAAATGGAAAAAACAAGTTGGCCGACGAAAGAAGAGCTATTTAAATATACTGTAATTGTAGTCTCTACTGTTATATTCTTCTTAGTCTTTTTCTATGCCTTAGATTTAGGGATTACAGCATTGAAAAATTTATTATTTGGTTAG
- the nusG gene encoding transcription termination/antitermination protein NusG → MSEEVGAKRWYAVHTYSGYENKVKKNLEKRVESMNMTEQIFRVVIPEEEETQVKDGKAKTTVKKTFPGYVLVELIMTDESWYVVRNTPGVTGFVGSAGAGSKPNPLLPDEVRFILKQMGLKEKTIDVELEVGEQVRIKSGPFANQVGEVQEIETDKFKLTVLVDMFGRETPVEVEFDQIEKL, encoded by the coding sequence ATGTCTGAAGAAGTTGGCGCAAAGCGTTGGTATGCAGTGCATACATATTCTGGATATGAAAACAAAGTTAAAAAGAATTTAGAAAAAAGAGTAGAATCTATGAATATGACTGAACAAATCTTTAGAGTAGTCATACCGGAAGAAGAAGAAACTCAAGTAAAAGATGGTAAAGCTAAAACAACGGTTAAGAAAACATTTCCTGGCTATGTTTTAGTGGAATTAATAATGACGGACGAATCTTGGTATGTAGTTAGAAATACGCCAGGTGTTACTGGGTTTGTTGGATCTGCTGGTGCAGGATCAAAACCAAATCCATTATTGCCAGATGAAGTACGTTTTATTCTAAAACAAATGGGACTTAAAGAAAAAACAATCGATGTAGAACTCGAAGTTGGTGAACAAGTCCGTATTAAATCTGGTCCGTTTGCAAATCAAGTTGGTGAAGTTCAAGAAATTGAAACAGATAAGTTTAAGTTAACAGTTTTAGTAGATATGTTTGGACGTGAAACACCAGTTGAAGTTGAATTTGACCAAATTGAAAAGCTTTAA
- the rplK gene encoding 50S ribosomal protein L11 has protein sequence MAKKVDKVVKLQIPAGKANPAPPVGPALGQAGVNIMGFCKEFNARTQDQAGLIIPVEISVYEDRSFTFITKTPPAPVLLKKAAGIEKGSGEPNKTKVATVTKDQVREIANSKMQDLNAADEEAAMRIIEGTARSMGIVVE, from the coding sequence GTGGCTAAAAAAGTAGATAAAGTTGTTAAATTACAAATTCCTGCAGGTAAAGCGAATCCAGCACCACCAGTTGGTCCAGCATTAGGTCAAGCAGGTGTGAACATCATGGGATTCTGTAAAGAGTTCAATGCACGTACTCAAGATCAAGCAGGTTTAATTATTCCGGTAGAAATCAGTGTTTATGAAGATCGTTCATTTACATTCATTACAAAAACTCCACCGGCTCCAGTATTACTTAAAAAAGCGGCTGGTATTGAAAAAGGTTCTGGTGAACCAAACAAAACTAAAGTTGCTACAGTAACTAAAGATCAAGTACGCGAAATTGCTAACAGCAAAATGCAAGACTTAAACGCTGCAGACGAAGAAGCAGCTATGCGTATTATCGAAGGTACTGCACGTAGTATGGGTATCGTTGTAGAATAA